From the Silurus meridionalis isolate SWU-2019-XX chromosome 5, ASM1480568v1, whole genome shotgun sequence genome, one window contains:
- the si:ch211-276i12.4 gene encoding uncharacterized protein si:ch211-276i12.4, whose product MKRQMGRYLIPTCKPSKDELKLQKHQHLFLNQDVPHHHPNQHNSRRSSGNNTDHPQHTGGTEPHKRQLNTHPTALISSFSSSASSSTSLLSESSLENDWHFQLKKSQHSVSCSNLPEARIFLDDALRNSDFNLSDSTFSVQPYQQKQQYFGHSEKQQQVSELGLGKSPLYRSHSKNVEELLQGVSQECSPVAHGTPDPLEIGQLYKTISLGQNLGVNDKSAATVNMTRPKRAVSSIQIPSKGILKNKDGGPKHGNVRKAKSMEALSSKRQISGPYKQGSVEAFRYNFVKEKIEFSAFLDEITRQVIRPSRLNSFRLNPNPTPPSHKLSHEGQRQPGKASNQEPEHVQKSNKQHSIRTVKSDIKKGRTDLNNYGHKCITGSISGTLDQHQQQRSQAKQQSTPENYSATAHKEPHRKYSQLLNEGTSTSSESITQVKHSQAKSEWGNNGGGCREVNSENNASSLPAGLGIEFTKKSSMVNTPSMENINRHRYMGYRRHSKQSHRDSVSSMDKAQLLEQYNSDLHENLLQLVSCIENMEAELQFTKTELGSVKENCKRLQEDYQSCQQANNVLEQKLQSVMDSMNSQQKDHLHRISELNKQLETGKHLIISLEDINIPSLIKELLDNHFDSKDALKNFLLSSSARSQPDTDNSNKTLGVRDNQSSPKEKDDRVSVGLVSKQGDSTDRQEHVAAFWPWVEGQDPGVTLKKDRCKCPPTY is encoded by the exons ATGAAGAGACAAATGGGAAGGTATTTAATTCCTACGTGTAAACCATCAAAAGATGAACTTAAACTCCAGAAACATcaacacctttttttaaatcaagatGTGCCACATCACCACCCAAACCAACACAACTCCAGAAGATCATCTGG AAATAACACAGATCACCCTCAACACACTGGGGGGACTGAACCCCACAAAAGACAACTTAACACTCATCCTACAGCATTGATATCCAGCTTCTCATCTTCCGCTTCTTCTTCTACATCTTTGCTTTCTGAGTCCAGTTTGGAAAACGATTGGCATTTCCAGCTAAAAAAATCCCAGCATTCTGTGTCCTGTTCCAACCTCCCAGAGGCTAGGATTTTTCTAGACGATGCTTTaaggaactcagattttaatcTAAGTGACTCAACATTTTCTGTCCAACCTTATCAACAGAAACAACAGTATTTTGGTCATTCTGAAAAGCAACAACAGGTCTCAGAGCTAGGACTAGGGAAATCACCCCTATACCGAAGCCATAGCAAAAATGTAGAGGAGCTTCTGCAGGGTGTAAGCCAAGAATGTAGTCCTGTGGCACATGGGACACCTGACCCATTGGAGATCGGCCAACTTTACAAAACTATCAGCCTGGGACAAAACCTTGGTGTTAATGATAAGTCTGCTGCAACAGTAAACATGACAAGACCAAAGAGGGCTGTCTCATCTATTCAGATTCCAAGCAAGGGTATTCTTAAAAACAAAGATGGAGGGCCAAAGCATGGAAACGTCCGGAAAGCCAAGTCTATGGAAGCACTGTCCAGCAAGAGACAAATATCTGGTCCTTATAAGCAGGGGTCTGTGGAGGCATTTAGGTATAACTTTGTAAAAGAGAAGATAGAATTCTCTGCCTTTCTAGATGAGATAACCAGGCAGGTAATCAGACCCTCAAGACTCAACTCTTTCAGGCTTAATCCCAACCCTACCCCACCATCTCACAAGTTGTCACACGAAGGCCAAAGACAGCCTGGTAAAGCATCCAACCAGGAACCAGAACACGTTCAGAAGTCAAACAAACAGCACAGTATCCGGACTGTGAAATCTGACATTAAAAAAGGAAGAacagatttaaataattatggtCATAAATGTATAACCGGAAGCATTTCGGGTACGCTAGATCAACATCAGCAACAACGCAGTCAAGCGAAGCAGCAGTCCACTCCTGAAAATTATAGCGCTACAGCACATAAAGAGCCCCATCGAAAATATAGCCAGCTCCTCAATGAAGGTACCAGCACCAGTTCTGAGTCCATTACACAGGTGAAACACTCTCAAGCTAAAAGTGAATGGGGTAATAATGGTGGTGGTTGTAGAGAAGTTAATTCTGAGAACAATGCCTCATCTCTGCCTGCTGGACTGGGCATTGAGTTCACAAAAAAATCCTCCATGGTGAATACCCCTAGCATGGAGAATATCAACAGGCACAGATATATGGGTTACAGGAGACACTCCAAACAATCACACAGG GATTCAGTGAGCAGCATGGACAAAGCCCA ATTGCTGGAGCAGTACAACAGTGACTTGCATGAGAATTTGTTGCAGCTGGTGTCATGCATTGAAAACATGGAGGCAGAGCTTCAATTTACCAAGACAGAATTAGGCAGTGTTAAAGAGAATTGCAAAAG GCTTCAGGAGGATTACCAAAGCTGTCAGCAGGCAAACAATGTCCTGGAGCAAAAACTCCAGTCTGTG ATGGACAGCATGAATTCACAGCAGAAGGATCACTTACACCGGATTTCAGAGCTGaacaaacagctggaaacaGGAAAACATTTAATCATCTCACTGGAAGACATTAAT ATTCCCTCATTAATTAAGGAGCTTTTGGACAATCATTTTGACTCTAAAGACGCATTGAAGAACTTCTTATTGTCCTCCTCAGCACGTAGTCAACCAGACACTGACAATTCAAATAAAACCTTAGGAGTTAGGGACAACCAATCATCTCCAAAGGAAAAGGATGACAGGGTATCTGTAGGGTTAGTTTCTAAGCAGGGAGATTCAACTGACAGGCAGGAGCATGTGGCAGCCTTTTGGCCATGGGTAGAAGGTCAAGACCCTGgtgttacattaaaaaaagacagatgcaAGTGCCCACCTACATACTAA
- the scyl1 gene encoding N-terminal kinase-like protein isoform X1 produces the protein MWSFFARDPVKDFNYDILPDNQDKTGIWTLHRGKRKTTGEAVSVFVYEVAQGTEEQTQLAKAAFKRMKTLRHPNILAYVDGLETEKSLYLVTEPVTPLAAHLKAQSDKGGSGELEISWGLHQIVKALSFLVNDCHLLHNNLGIWAVFVDRAGEWKLGGLDHVISDQVEPSSLPPAKVVNPDLEKYDPPEGSKSAGEKWSGDVWRLGCLIWEVFNGPLPRASSLRSLGKIPKQLVPHYCELVGANPKARPNPARFLQSCRAPGGFLCNSFVESNLFLEQIQIKEPAEKQQFFQDLSDNLDSFPEDFCKHKVLPQLLTAFEFGNAGAVVLTPLFKVGKFLSAEEYQQKIIPVIVKMFSSTDRAMRIRLLQQMEQFIQYLNEAAVNSQIFPHVVHGFTDTNPAIREQTVKSMLLLAPKLNETNLNQELLRHFARLQSKDDQGPIRCNTTVCLGKIAPYLNAGMRQRVLTSAFSRATKDPFSASRAAGVLGFAATHNYYSVSECALRVLPTLCPLTVDPDKNVREQAFKAIKSFLNKLETVSEDPSKLAEIEKDVTTSAQASSSAASWAGWAVTGVSSLTSKLIRNAPAGTEGATAENASTAQPAAPTDATSAAGLETKAHTTTGSSSTSATNQSEGSHHTEQIEEPVGDRWEDEDWGSLEDPEKALTDPDEWNSDWSTMSSTQKKSSGGRTSSVAMKKQSSDWSSSGWDADDSWSNEKDTDNQGQSSPADEGWGNDWDDDGALAESFTPTPRNTALSGSSNVISKSASASAEQENLRLASEYNWDSSGAKGTTSDLFSGMSQRAGPATAAMKIDESWSANTGGDWGTENWESLEGDQGLSKAELAKKKREERRKELEAKRAERKAAKGPLKLGARKLD, from the exons ATGTGGTCTTTCTTCGCGAGGGATCCCGTCAAAGACTTCAACTATGACATTTTACCAGACAATCAAGACAAAACAGGGATCTGGACTCTTCATCGTGGGAAACGCAAG ACGACCGGAGAGgcagtgtctgtgtttgtgtacgAAGTGGCCCAGGGCACAGAGGAGCAGACGCAGCTGGCCAAAGCGGCATTCAAGCGCATGAAGACGCTGCGGCATCCCAACATCCTAGCTTATGTCGATGGACTGGAG ACGGAGAAAAGCTTGTACTTGGTCACAGAGCCGGTGACTCCACTTGCAGCACATTTGAAAGCCCAGTCTGACAAGGGTGGGTCAGGAGAGCTGGAGATTTCTTGGGGCCTTCATCAGATTGTG AAAGCACTGAGCTTTTTGGTGAATGACTGCCATCTCCTGCATAACAACCTCGGGATATGGGCCGTGTTTGTGGACCGAGCCGGCGAATGGAAGCTAGGAGGGTTGGACCATGTGATCTCAGACCAAGTCGAACCTTCCTCCTTACCCCCTGCCAAAGTAGTGAACCCAGACCTGGAGAAGTATGACCCACCAGAAGGCTCAAAAAGTGCAGGAGAGAAATG GTCAGGAGATGTGTGGAGGTTGGGTTGCCTAATTTGGGAGGTGTTTAATGGACCTCTGCCTCGTGCTTCATCTCTGAGATCTCTCGGCAAG ATCCCAAAGCAGTTAGTGCCACATTATTGTGAGCTGGTAGGAGCAAACCCAAAGGCTCGACCGAACCCGGCCCGCTTTCTGCAGAGCTGCCGTGCTCCTGGAGGCTTTCTATGCAACAGTTTTGTGGAGAGTAACCTGTTTCTGGAGCAGATCCAG ATTAAGGAGCCGGCAGAGAAACAACAGTTTTTCCAGGACTTGAGTGACAATCTTGATTCTTTCCCTGAAGATTTCTGCAAGCATAAAGTCCTGCCTCAGCTCCTCACAGCCTTCGAGTTTGGCAACGCCGGCGCTGTCGTCTTAACACCACTTTTTAAG GTGGGAAAATTTTTATCTGCAGAAGAATACCAACAGAAGATCATCCCCGTCATCGTGAAGATGTTTTCCTCTACTGATCGTGCAATGAGAATACGGCTCCTGCAGCAG ATGGAGCAGTTTATTCAGTATTTAAATGAAGCAGCAGTCAATTCCCAGATCTTTCCTCATGTAGTTCACGGATTCACAGACACAAATCCAGCCATCAGAGAGCAGACGGTCAAG TCCATGCTGCTGTTGGCCCCCAAGCTGAACGAGACCAACTTGAACCAGGAGCTGTTGCGTCACTTCGCAAGGCTGCAGTCAAAAGATGATCAGGGTCCCATTCGCTGTAACACCACCGTTTGCCTGGGCAAGATCGCCCCCTATCTGAATGCTGGG ATGCGTCAGCGGGTGTTAACCTCAGCATTCTCCCGTGCCACGAAAGACCCGTTTTCTGCGTCACGTGCAGCAGGTGTACTGGGCTTTGCTGCTACACACAACTATTACAGTGTGAGCGAGTGTGCCCTGCGTGTCCTGCCCACTCTCTGCCCACTTACTGTGGACCCTGACAAGAACGTCCGAGAGCAG GCATTTAAAGCCATTAAgagttttttaaataagttgGAGACGGTTTCTGAAGACCCTTCCAAGTTAGCTGAAATAG AAAAGGACGTGACCACATCTGCACAAGCTAGTAGTTCAGCAGCATCATGGGCTGGATGGGCGGTGACAGGGGTCTCCTCTCTTACATCCAAGCTCATACGCAATGCTCCCGCGGGGACCGAAGGGGCAACAGCTGAAAACGCCTCCACAGCTCAACCTGCAGCTCCTACTGATGCCACAAGTGCAGCAG gTTTAGAGACAAAAGCACATACAACCACTGGTTCCTCCTCTACTTCTGCTACTAACCAATCAGAGGGCTCGCATCATACAGAACAGATAGAAGAGCCAGTCGGAGATCGGTGGGAGGATGAGGATTGGGGAAGCCTGGAG GATCCTGAGAAAGCGCTGACCGATCCAGATGAATGGAACTCCGATTGGTCTACTATGTCCTCAACCCAGAAGAAGAGCAGT GGGGGACGAACTTCCTCTGTTGCCATGAAAAAGCAGAGCTCTGATTGGAGCAGCTCTGGCTGGGACGCAGATGATAGCTGGTCCAACGAGAAGGATACAGACAACCAGGGTCAAAGCTCGCCGGCGGATGAGGGATGGGGCAATGACTGGGACGATGACGGGGCACTAGCAGAGAGCTTCACCCCAACACCACGGAACACTGCTTTATCTGGTTCTTCAAACGTTATCTCTAAAAGTGCTAGCGCTAGCGCTGAACAGGAAAACTTGCGACTGGCTAGTGAATATAACTGGGACAGTTCAGGTGCAAAAGGCACAACATCTGACCTGTTCTCCGGTATGTCTCAGAGGGCCGGCCCTGCCACTGCTGCTATG AAGATTGATGAGAGCTGGAGTGCGAATACCGGAGGTGACTGGGGAACAGAGAACTGGGAGTCTTTGGAAGGTGATCAAG GTCTGAGTAAGGCTGAATTGGCCAAGAAGAAGCgtgaggaaagaaggaaagaattgGAGGCCAAACGAGCAGAGAGAAAGGCAGCCAAAGGTCCCCTTAAACTCGGTGCGCGCAAATTGGACTGA
- the scyl1 gene encoding N-terminal kinase-like protein isoform X2 yields MWSFFARDPVKDFNYDILPDNQDKTGIWTLHRGKRKTTGEAVSVFVYEVAQGTEEQTQLAKAAFKRMKTLRHPNILAYVDGLETEKSLYLVTEPVTPLAAHLKAQSDKGGSGELEISWGLHQIVKALSFLVNDCHLLHNNLGIWAVFVDRAGEWKLGGLDHVISDQVEPSSLPPAKVVNPDLEKYDPPEGSKSAGEKWSGDVWRLGCLIWEVFNGPLPRASSLRSLGKIPKQLVPHYCELVGANPKARPNPARFLQSCRAPGGFLCNSFVESNLFLEQIQIKEPAEKQQFFQDLSDNLDSFPEDFCKHKVLPQLLTAFEFGNAGAVVLTPLFKVGKFLSAEEYQQKIIPVIVKMFSSTDRAMRIRLLQQMEQFIQYLNEAAVNSQIFPHVVHGFTDTNPAIREQTVKSMLLLAPKLNETNLNQELLRHFARLQSKDDQGPIRCNTTVCLGKIAPYLNAGMRQRVLTSAFSRATKDPFSASRAAGVLGFAATHNYYSVSECALRVLPTLCPLTVDPDKNVREQAFKAIKSFLNKLETVSEDPSKLAEIEKDVTTSAQASSSAASWAGWAVTGVSSLTSKLIRNAPAGTEGATAENASTAQPAAPTDATSAAGLETKAHTTTGSSSTSATNQSEGSHHTEQIEEPVGDRWEDEDWGSLEDPEKALTDPDEWNSDWSTMSSTQKKSSGGRTSSVAMKKQSSDWSSSGWDADDSWSNEKDTDNQGQSSPADEGWGNDWDDDGALAESFTPTPRNTALSGSSNVISKSASASAEQENLRLASEYNWDSSGAKGTTSDLFSGMSQRAGPATAAMIDESWSANTGGDWGTENWESLEGDQGLSKAELAKKKREERRKELEAKRAERKAAKGPLKLGARKLD; encoded by the exons ATGTGGTCTTTCTTCGCGAGGGATCCCGTCAAAGACTTCAACTATGACATTTTACCAGACAATCAAGACAAAACAGGGATCTGGACTCTTCATCGTGGGAAACGCAAG ACGACCGGAGAGgcagtgtctgtgtttgtgtacgAAGTGGCCCAGGGCACAGAGGAGCAGACGCAGCTGGCCAAAGCGGCATTCAAGCGCATGAAGACGCTGCGGCATCCCAACATCCTAGCTTATGTCGATGGACTGGAG ACGGAGAAAAGCTTGTACTTGGTCACAGAGCCGGTGACTCCACTTGCAGCACATTTGAAAGCCCAGTCTGACAAGGGTGGGTCAGGAGAGCTGGAGATTTCTTGGGGCCTTCATCAGATTGTG AAAGCACTGAGCTTTTTGGTGAATGACTGCCATCTCCTGCATAACAACCTCGGGATATGGGCCGTGTTTGTGGACCGAGCCGGCGAATGGAAGCTAGGAGGGTTGGACCATGTGATCTCAGACCAAGTCGAACCTTCCTCCTTACCCCCTGCCAAAGTAGTGAACCCAGACCTGGAGAAGTATGACCCACCAGAAGGCTCAAAAAGTGCAGGAGAGAAATG GTCAGGAGATGTGTGGAGGTTGGGTTGCCTAATTTGGGAGGTGTTTAATGGACCTCTGCCTCGTGCTTCATCTCTGAGATCTCTCGGCAAG ATCCCAAAGCAGTTAGTGCCACATTATTGTGAGCTGGTAGGAGCAAACCCAAAGGCTCGACCGAACCCGGCCCGCTTTCTGCAGAGCTGCCGTGCTCCTGGAGGCTTTCTATGCAACAGTTTTGTGGAGAGTAACCTGTTTCTGGAGCAGATCCAG ATTAAGGAGCCGGCAGAGAAACAACAGTTTTTCCAGGACTTGAGTGACAATCTTGATTCTTTCCCTGAAGATTTCTGCAAGCATAAAGTCCTGCCTCAGCTCCTCACAGCCTTCGAGTTTGGCAACGCCGGCGCTGTCGTCTTAACACCACTTTTTAAG GTGGGAAAATTTTTATCTGCAGAAGAATACCAACAGAAGATCATCCCCGTCATCGTGAAGATGTTTTCCTCTACTGATCGTGCAATGAGAATACGGCTCCTGCAGCAG ATGGAGCAGTTTATTCAGTATTTAAATGAAGCAGCAGTCAATTCCCAGATCTTTCCTCATGTAGTTCACGGATTCACAGACACAAATCCAGCCATCAGAGAGCAGACGGTCAAG TCCATGCTGCTGTTGGCCCCCAAGCTGAACGAGACCAACTTGAACCAGGAGCTGTTGCGTCACTTCGCAAGGCTGCAGTCAAAAGATGATCAGGGTCCCATTCGCTGTAACACCACCGTTTGCCTGGGCAAGATCGCCCCCTATCTGAATGCTGGG ATGCGTCAGCGGGTGTTAACCTCAGCATTCTCCCGTGCCACGAAAGACCCGTTTTCTGCGTCACGTGCAGCAGGTGTACTGGGCTTTGCTGCTACACACAACTATTACAGTGTGAGCGAGTGTGCCCTGCGTGTCCTGCCCACTCTCTGCCCACTTACTGTGGACCCTGACAAGAACGTCCGAGAGCAG GCATTTAAAGCCATTAAgagttttttaaataagttgGAGACGGTTTCTGAAGACCCTTCCAAGTTAGCTGAAATAG AAAAGGACGTGACCACATCTGCACAAGCTAGTAGTTCAGCAGCATCATGGGCTGGATGGGCGGTGACAGGGGTCTCCTCTCTTACATCCAAGCTCATACGCAATGCTCCCGCGGGGACCGAAGGGGCAACAGCTGAAAACGCCTCCACAGCTCAACCTGCAGCTCCTACTGATGCCACAAGTGCAGCAG gTTTAGAGACAAAAGCACATACAACCACTGGTTCCTCCTCTACTTCTGCTACTAACCAATCAGAGGGCTCGCATCATACAGAACAGATAGAAGAGCCAGTCGGAGATCGGTGGGAGGATGAGGATTGGGGAAGCCTGGAG GATCCTGAGAAAGCGCTGACCGATCCAGATGAATGGAACTCCGATTGGTCTACTATGTCCTCAACCCAGAAGAAGAGCAGT GGGGGACGAACTTCCTCTGTTGCCATGAAAAAGCAGAGCTCTGATTGGAGCAGCTCTGGCTGGGACGCAGATGATAGCTGGTCCAACGAGAAGGATACAGACAACCAGGGTCAAAGCTCGCCGGCGGATGAGGGATGGGGCAATGACTGGGACGATGACGGGGCACTAGCAGAGAGCTTCACCCCAACACCACGGAACACTGCTTTATCTGGTTCTTCAAACGTTATCTCTAAAAGTGCTAGCGCTAGCGCTGAACAGGAAAACTTGCGACTGGCTAGTGAATATAACTGGGACAGTTCAGGTGCAAAAGGCACAACATCTGACCTGTTCTCCGGTATGTCTCAGAGGGCCGGCCCTGCCACTGCTGCTATG ATTGATGAGAGCTGGAGTGCGAATACCGGAGGTGACTGGGGAACAGAGAACTGGGAGTCTTTGGAAGGTGATCAAG GTCTGAGTAAGGCTGAATTGGCCAAGAAGAAGCgtgaggaaagaaggaaagaattgGAGGCCAAACGAGCAGAGAGAAAGGCAGCCAAAGGTCCCCTTAAACTCGGTGCGCGCAAATTGGACTGA
- the LOC124386005 gene encoding phospholipase A and acyltransferase 3-like: protein MDKKPQLGDLIEIYRGTYQHWGIYVGNGYIIHLAPPSEHAQAGAYSMMSVLCDKALVKKELLEVVAGDDKYIINNLLDDEYEPRPVYDILQEAKSLLGEQQNYCVFRDNCEHFVTNLRYGKPESRQVRRAVNIGIGLGVATLVVAGAAAFISSLGNKEKKRTQ from the exons ATGGATAAG aaaCCACAGCTGGGGGACTTGATAGAAATCTATCGTGGGACATACCAGCACTGGGGCATTTATGTTGGAAATGGATACATCATTCACTTGGCACCACCCT CTGAGCACGCCCAAGCCGGTGCCTATAGCATGATGTCTGTGCTGTGCGATAAGGCATTGGTGAAGAAGGAGCTGCTCGAGGTTGTGGCTGGTGACGACAAGTACATCATTAACAACCTACTGGATGACGAATATGAACCACGTCCTGTTTATGACATCCTCCAGGAAGCAAAAAGCCTTCTGGGAGAGCAGCAGAACTACTGCGTGTTCAGGGACAATTGCGAGCACTTTGTAACAAATTTAAGATACGGGAAGCCAGAATCTCGGCAG GTGCGGAGAGCTGTGAACATTGGGATAGGCCTGGGTGTAGCCACATTAGTTGTTGCAGGAGCTGCCGCATTTATTTCTAGCTTGGGCAACAAAGAGAAGAAGCGTACCCAATGA